The Apium graveolens cultivar Ventura chromosome 6, ASM990537v1, whole genome shotgun sequence genome contains a region encoding:
- the LOC141665433 gene encoding uncharacterized protein LOC141665433 has translation MDKSWSFKDMDSLEYEIGVESFLIFAEENSKDPKNIPCPCGRCGNFRIYNVKVIRGHLYEKGFSLGYTDWIWHGETSSKSVRSYAGSTFLPKEQNAQSETVDVCEAAYNSDDHDSYDFNRFVVDAEQPLYKGSECTKLKSILKLHNWKSRFGISDSAFTDLLTYVGSFLPQDHMLPVNAYEAKKTLSDLGLEYIKFHACPNNCILYRGINLNASEPKCHLSRWKVAKDGKFGVNSPAKGMWYFPIIPRFKKMFKSPDTTEQLIWHSKQQSNDGQMRHPTDYPSWRNIDYRWPSFANNPRNLRLALGADGDKSWLLTAKELRRPRPPLSGEEVLAQQERIKFSYGKKVKKSKKVDCPWKKKSIFFELEYWKFHHVRYCLDVMHIEKNVCDNLMGTLLNMRHKSKDSEASRRDMLDMGVRADLAP, from the exons ATGGACAAGTCATGGAGTTTCAAAGACATGGATTCTTTAGAATATGAGATAGGTGTTGAAAGTTTCTTAATATTTGCAGAAGAGAACTCAAAGGATCCTAAGAACATCCCTTGTCCTTGTGGGCGTTGCGGTAATTTTAGGATATATAACGTAAAAGTAATACGGGGTCATTTATATGAAAAAGGTTTTAGTTTGGGGTATactgattggatttggcatggagaaaCTAGTTCTAAGAGTGTTAGGTCATATGCCGGTAGTACATTTCTACCTAAGGAGCAAAATGCTCAATCCGAAACTGTTGATGTTTGTGAAGCTGCTTATAATTCGGACGATCATGATTCGTATGACTTCAATAGGTTTGTAGTTGATGCAGAACAACCTTTGTATAAGGGCAGTGAATGTACGAAGTTAAAGTCAATATTAAAGCTACATAATTGGAAATCTAGGTTTGGTATTAGCGATAGCGCCTTCACTGATCTTCTCACTTATGTTGGTTCTTTTCTTCCTCAAGATCATATGTTACCGGTTAATGCGTATGAGGCAAAGAAAACCTTATCTGACTTGGGCCTCGAGTACATTAAATTTCATGCATGTCCAAATAATTGTATACTCTACAGGGGTATAAATCTTAATGCATCTGAGCCTAAATGTCATTTATCTCGCTGGAAGGTTGCGAAAGATGGTAAATTTGGGGTAAATAGTCCAGCCAAGGGTATGTGGTATTTTCCTATCATTCCTAGgtttaaaaaaatgtttaaatCTCCTGATACCACTGAACAGTTGATTTGGCATTCAAAACAACAGTCAAATGATGGTCAGATGCGGCATCCGACCGACTATCCTTCATGGAGGAATATTGATTATCGATGGCCTTCGTTTGCTAATAATCCAAGAAACCTTCGATTAGCTTTAGGAGCAGATG GAGACAAAAGTTGGCTTTTAACGGCGAAAGAGCTTCGGCGACCACGTCCACCCCTTTCTGGTGAAGAAGTGTTAGCACAACAGGAACGGATTAAATTTTCTTATGGCAAGAAAGTAAAGAAGTCCAAAAAGGTTGATTGTCCGTGGAAGAAAAAGTCTATTTTTTTCGAGTTAGAATATTGGAAGTTTCACCACGTTCGTTACTGTCTCGATGTTATGCACATCGAGAAGAATGTGTGTGATAATCTAATGGGGACACTGTTAAATATGCGGCACAAGTCAAAAGATAGCGAGGCATCTCGTCGTGATATGCTTGACATGGGTGTTAGGGCTGATTTAGCTCCAtaa